In the Mesorhizobium sp. M1D.F.Ca.ET.043.01.1.1 genome, GTGCGCCGACGGGCTGGTTTCCAGAAAGCCCTATCGCGGGGTGTTCCTGACCGAAGCCGGACGGAAGGTCGCCGAGGAGAGCCGCATCCGCCACCAGACGGTGGAAGCCTTCCTGCGCTCGCTCGGCGTCAGCGCCGAGACGGCGCGCATCGACGCCGAGGGCATCGAGCACCATGTCAGCGCCGAGACGCTGGAAGCGTTTCGGCGGGCGATGATAACCCGCTAAGCCAACTCGGCTCCCTTCGAGTGACCCTGGAACCGCCACGCATCCAGTGCGTTCGTTTCCCAGGTCCGCAATCCTTGGCGGACCCAGGGAGGAGCAAGCGATGGGCGTGGAACAGGCACCGACCAAAAAGGGCAAGGAATCAGCGAAGGGCTTGAGGCAGGCCTCGGCGCGAGACGAACGCAAGACCGAGGCCGAAACCGGACGTCCGCTGAAGAAGGGCGGCGCCCGTTTCGAAGAACGCTCCAAGAGTTCAGACGGCAAAAGCGCGGGCTCGAAACAGAAGAGCTGAAATTCCCGGCCCGTCTGGGGTCTGACGCGGTCGCAAAGTCGCGCCGTGCCGCCCTTTTGGGCTCGTATTTCGGTTGAAAAATGCTGTGACTTGACCTGACATTGGGATAATTGTTTGTGGAGGGGCGGTCGCGAGCCGGGCCTTGCAGATATTCGCAGCACGAGGAATTGCCATGCTTTGGAGAGGCCGTCGTCAGAGCGACAACATCGAAGACCAGCGCGGCGATAGCGGCGGCGGATTCGGTGGCGGCAGCCCAGGCCAGTTCCGGGTTCCGATCGGCGGGCGCGCCGGCGGCGGCGGCAGCATCATCTTCGTCATCCTGGTCGTTCTCGCCGGATGGTATTTCGGCTTCGATCCGTCGCAGATTCTGGGTGACGGCGGTGGTGGCCAGATCACCGAAGACGGCAGTTCGCCGGATGGCGGCGCCCCGGCTTCCGACGAGATGAAGCAGTTCGTGGCGACGGTGCTCGCCGAAACCGAGGAAACCTGGACCGGCATCTTCAAATCCGAAGGCCTAACCTATGAGGACCCCAAGCTGGTGCTGTTCAGCAGCCAGATCCGCTCGGCGTGCGGATTTGCTTCCTCGGCGGCCGGCCCGTTCTATTGCCCGGGCGACCACAAGGTCTATCTCGACATGACCTTCTTCCAGCAGCTCGACCAGCAGTTCGGCGCCTCGGGCGAGTTTGCCCGCGCCTATGTGATCGCGCATGAGGTTGGCCACCACGTGCAGAACCTCACTGGCATCATGTCCAAGTTCAACCAGATGCGGCAAGGCATGGGCGAGGCGGAGGCCAACCAGATGTCGGTGCGGGTCGAGCTCCAGGCCGACTGTTTCGCGGGTGTCTGGGCGCACTACACCGCGCAGAAGGGCATATTGGAGCAGGGCGACATGGAAAGCGCGCTCAACGCGGCCAAGCAGATCGGCGACGATACGCTGCAGAAGAAGATGCAGGGCTATGTCGTCCCGGAAAGCTTCAACCACGGCACGTCGGCGCAGCGGCAGACCTGGCTGGCGCGCGGCTACAAGAGCGGCAAGCTTTCGGACTGCGATACTTTCAACAACCCGGTCTGAGGCGGCGGCGTAGCGCTGCCGTCTTTCCGCATCGTTGCCAGCAACTGATGTCAGGATGAGGCAGTTGCAGCCGTTCGCTTATTGTTCCGGGCGACAAGCTCGCCTATAAAGTGCATCCCGTCCTTGCCCCTGGGCGGCCGAGGAGCTTGACACCATCATGATCGACCCCAAGACCGCCAAGCGGGGCCTTGCGCTCGTTTTCACGACGCTTCTGCTCGATGTCATCGGCTTCGGCATCATCATGCCGGTGCTGCCGGCCTATCTGCAGGAACTGACCGGCGTCGGCGTCAGCGAGGCGGCGATCGAGGGCGGCTGGCTGTTCTTCGTCTATGCGGCGATGCAGTTCTTCTTCGCGCCGATCATCGGCGGCTTGAGCGACCGCTTCGGCCGGCGGCCGATCCTGCTCGCCTCGGTGCTCACCTTTTCGATCGACAACCTGATCTGCGCCATCGCCTGGTCCTACCCGATGCTGTTCATCGGCCGCGTGCTCGCCGGCATTTCCGGCGCCAGCTATTCGACGACTTCGGCCTTCATCGCCGACGTATCGAACGACGAGAACCGGGCCAAGAATTTCGGCCTGCTCGGCATCGCATTCGGCGTCGGCTTCGTCATCGGGCCGGTGCTCGGCGGGCTGCTCGGCACGTTCGGACCGCGGGTGCCGTTCTATTTCGCCGCGGGACTCGCCTTCGTGAATTTCCTCATCGCGATGTTCCTGCTGCCGGAGACGCTCGACCAGCAGCACCGCCGCCGCTTCGAATGGAAGCGCGCCAATCCGGTCGGCACGCTCATCCAGATGCGCAGCTATCCCGGCATCGGCTGGATCGGGCTCGTCTTCTTCCTGATGACGCTCGGCCACATGATGTATCCGGCGGTGTGGTCCTTCGTCTCGAACTACCGCTACGGCTGGAACGAACAGCAGATCGGCTTCTCGCTCGGCGCCTTCGGCCTGTGTGGCGCGATCGTCATGGCGACGGTGCTGCCGCGTGTCATCCCGAAACTCGGAGAGTGGAAGACGGCGGCGATCGGCCTTACCTTCACCGCGCTCAGCGCCTTCGGCTATGCGTTCGCGACGCAGGGCTGGATGATCTACGCGGTGATCGTCGCCGGTTGCCTGGAAGCGCTTGCCGATCCGCCGCTGAGAAGCCTCGCGGCCGCCAAGGTGCCGCCTTCGGCGCAAGGCGAGCTGCAGGGCGCGATGACCTCGATCTTCTCGATCACCTCGATCATCACGCCGCTGCTTTATACGGCGATCTTTTCCTGGTTCACCGGCGCGCGCGCGCCGGTTGCGTTCGGCGGCGCGCCTTATGTACTCGGCGCGGTTTTCCTCACGCTGGCAGTGGTCGTCTTCGTGACCAAGGTGGCAAAGCCGACGCCGAAGGAAGTCGAGCGCATGCACGCGCAGGAGGCCGTGACCGACGCTGCTTGAGCCGCGTCGCCCTGGTCAGGCGCGCTCGGCCAGCGCCGGCTCGCCGCGCCGTTCGCGGATGAGGTTGACGAAGCGGCGGAAGAGATAGTGCGAATCCTGCGGGCCGGGCGAGGCCTCGGGATGGTGCTGGACCGAGAACACCGGCCGGCCGGTCAGCGCAATGCCGCAATTCGAGCCGTCGAACAGCGAGACATGCGTTTCTTCGACGCCTTCAGGCAGCGAGTCGGCGTCGACCGCGAAACCATGGTTCATCGAGACGATCTCGACCTTGCCGGTCGTGTGGTCCTTCACCGGGTGGTTGGCGCCGTGGTGGCCCTGATGCATCTTCTCGGTCCTGCCGCCGAGCGCCAGCGCCAGCATCTGGTGACCGAGACAGATGCCGAACACCGGGATGTCGGTCTTCAGCAGATCCTGGATCACCGGCACGGCATATTCGCCGGTCGCTTCCGGATCGCCCGGACCGTTGGAGAGGAAGATGCCGTCCGGCTGCATGGCCAGGATCTCTTCCGCGCCGGCCTTGGCCGGAACGACGGTGACCTTGGCGCCGAGACCGGCGAGCAGGCGCAGGATGTTGCGCTTGACGCCATAGTCAATCGCCACGACGTGCAGCGACGGCGCGTCCTGCTCGCCAAAACCCTTGTTCCAGGCCCAGGACGTCTCGCGCCAGACCGAGGACTGGCCCGAGGTGACTTCCTTGGCGAGGTCGAGCCCGATCAGGCCCGACCAGGCGGCGGCGCGGCGCTTCAGGTCGTCGAGGTCGAAGACGCCATCGGGCGCGTGGGCAATGACGGCGTTGGGCATGCCTTTCTCGCGGATCAGCACGGTGAGAGCGCGCGTGTCGATTCCCGAAAGCGCGACGATCCCGCGCTTCTTCAGCCACTGATC is a window encoding:
- the mntR gene encoding manganese-binding transcriptional regulator MntR yields the protein MALRNRPVRREEPLPDAEIHSEGFRHTREARRGALVEDYVELIADLIEDGNEARQVDIAARLGVAQPTVAKMLTRLCADGLVSRKPYRGVFLTEAGRKVAEESRIRHQTVEAFLRSLGVSAETARIDAEGIEHHVSAETLEAFRRAMITR
- a CDS encoding neutral zinc metallopeptidase, translated to MLWRGRRQSDNIEDQRGDSGGGFGGGSPGQFRVPIGGRAGGGGSIIFVILVVLAGWYFGFDPSQILGDGGGGQITEDGSSPDGGAPASDEMKQFVATVLAETEETWTGIFKSEGLTYEDPKLVLFSSQIRSACGFASSAAGPFYCPGDHKVYLDMTFFQQLDQQFGASGEFARAYVIAHEVGHHVQNLTGIMSKFNQMRQGMGEAEANQMSVRVELQADCFAGVWAHYTAQKGILEQGDMESALNAAKQIGDDTLQKKMQGYVVPESFNHGTSAQRQTWLARGYKSGKLSDCDTFNNPV
- a CDS encoding TCR/Tet family MFS transporter, whose product is MIDPKTAKRGLALVFTTLLLDVIGFGIIMPVLPAYLQELTGVGVSEAAIEGGWLFFVYAAMQFFFAPIIGGLSDRFGRRPILLASVLTFSIDNLICAIAWSYPMLFIGRVLAGISGASYSTTSAFIADVSNDENRAKNFGLLGIAFGVGFVIGPVLGGLLGTFGPRVPFYFAAGLAFVNFLIAMFLLPETLDQQHRRRFEWKRANPVGTLIQMRSYPGIGWIGLVFFLMTLGHMMYPAVWSFVSNYRYGWNEQQIGFSLGAFGLCGAIVMATVLPRVIPKLGEWKTAAIGLTFTALSAFGYAFATQGWMIYAVIVAGCLEALADPPLRSLAAAKVPPSAQGELQGAMTSIFSITSIITPLLYTAIFSWFTGARAPVAFGGAPYVLGAVFLTLAVVVFVTKVAKPTPKEVERMHAQEAVTDAA
- the carA gene encoding glutamine-hydrolyzing carbamoyl-phosphate synthase small subunit → MATTTAPWATEKPTALLVLADGTVIEGRGLGATGSAVAEVCFNTALTGYEEILTDPSYAGQIVTFTFPHIGNVGTNSEDIEDLNPAARAGAVGAIFKANVTDPSNYRAAGHLDQWLKKRGIVALSGIDTRALTVLIREKGMPNAVIAHAPDGVFDLDDLKRRAAAWSGLIGLDLAKEVTSGQSSVWRETSWAWNKGFGEQDAPSLHVVAIDYGVKRNILRLLAGLGAKVTVVPAKAGAEEILAMQPDGIFLSNGPGDPEATGEYAVPVIQDLLKTDIPVFGICLGHQMLALALGGRTEKMHQGHHGANHPVKDHTTGKVEIVSMNHGFAVDADSLPEGVEETHVSLFDGSNCGIALTGRPVFSVQHHPEASPGPQDSHYLFRRFVNLIRERRGEPALAERA